A genome region from Eurosta solidaginis isolate ZX-2024a chromosome 2, ASM4086904v1, whole genome shotgun sequence includes the following:
- the LOC137242365 gene encoding uncharacterized protein, translating into MVQSRRNIKRKFPMKENIVQVNRQEEHYLEENARDVNCVEDSLSQQDSIDHQSSMVMGTLAEHTLLMEKPLFQERKISALGEVFPIKDDCQLNELNENNNGQSTLMYFSLSFKIC; encoded by the exons ATGGTGCAAAGCCGTCGCAACATTAAAAG gaAGTTCCCAATGAAGGAGAATATAGTGCAAGTCAACCGTCAGGAGGAGCACTATCTCGAAGAAAATGCAAGGGACGTGAACTGTGTGGAAGATTCCCTTTCTCAAcaag ATTCAATAGATCATCAAAGCAGCATGGTAATGGGGACATTAGCCGAACACACTCTGTTAATGGAAAAACCTTTGTTCCAAGAGCGTAAAATTTCGGCACTGGGTGAAGTATTTCCCATAAAGGACGATTGCCAGCTAAATGAGCTTAACGAAAACAATAACGGCCAATCAACGCTAATGTACTTTAGTCTATCTTTTAAAATTTGCTAG